From one Lemur catta isolate mLemCat1 chromosome 5, mLemCat1.pri, whole genome shotgun sequence genomic stretch:
- the IL4 gene encoding interleukin-4 isoform X1 → MGLTSQVIPPLFCLLACATNLVRGHRCGVVLTESIKAANILTESKTPCTNLTVADVFAAPKNTSENEILCRAATALRQFYGHHQNEVCRGAAAPQRFHSHQHVVRLLKGLDRNLCSMAHASLCPVPGAKQSTLKDFLERLKTIMKEKYAKCRS, encoded by the exons ATGGGTCTCACCTCCCAAGTGATCCCTCCTCTGTTCTGCCTACTAGCATGTGCCACCAACTTGGTCCGGGGACACAGATGCGGCGTCGTCCTAACCGAGAGCATCAAGGCTGCCAACATCCTCACAGAGAGCAAG ACTCCGTGCACCAACCTGACCGTGGCAGACGTCTTTGCTGCCCCCAAG AACACATCTGAGAACGAAATCCTCTGCAGGGCCGCCACGGCGCTGCGGCAATTCTACGGCCACCACCAGAACGAGGTCTGCAGGGGCGCAGCCGCACCACAGCGGTTCCACAGCCACCAGCACGTGGTCAGACTCCTGAAAGGACTGGACAGGAACCTCTGCAGCATGGCACACGCG AGCCTCTGTCCTGTGCCTGGAGCCAAGCAGAGTACCCTGAAAGACTTCTTGGAAAGGCTAAAGACCATCATGAAAGAGAAATATGCAAAGTGTCGGagctga
- the IL4 gene encoding interleukin-4 isoform X2 has translation MGLTSQVIPPLFCLLACATNLVRGHRCGVVLTESIKAANILTESKNTSENEILCRAATALRQFYGHHQNEVCRGAAAPQRFHSHQHVVRLLKGLDRNLCSMAHASLCPVPGAKQSTLKDFLERLKTIMKEKYAKCRS, from the exons ATGGGTCTCACCTCCCAAGTGATCCCTCCTCTGTTCTGCCTACTAGCATGTGCCACCAACTTGGTCCGGGGACACAGATGCGGCGTCGTCCTAACCGAGAGCATCAAGGCTGCCAACATCCTCACAGAGAGCAAG AACACATCTGAGAACGAAATCCTCTGCAGGGCCGCCACGGCGCTGCGGCAATTCTACGGCCACCACCAGAACGAGGTCTGCAGGGGCGCAGCCGCACCACAGCGGTTCCACAGCCACCAGCACGTGGTCAGACTCCTGAAAGGACTGGACAGGAACCTCTGCAGCATGGCACACGCG AGCCTCTGTCCTGTGCCTGGAGCCAAGCAGAGTACCCTGAAAGACTTCTTGGAAAGGCTAAAGACCATCATGAAAGAGAAATATGCAAAGTGTCGGagctga